TACCGGAAATCGTGCCGTTAATCCCCTCTTCCGCCACCAAAATGCGGCCTTTCACTCCGAGTTCCTTACAGAACTGCAGATGTTCTTCCGCAAACCGCACGGGATCGTCTATATGAACATACTTGTAGTACAGCAATATTCGATAAGGTTTCATAGCAGCACCACCTGTCCGTTTGAAAGTAGCAGTTAACATAATAACACCAATCCATACAACGATGCAAGTCACCGGCCGCCCCGCTGTCTGCCAAATCGCTGACTTCAGGTTCCGTGCCGTGTTCTTACTGTAGCACATTTGCGATTCTGAAAAAAGCTGGTTTTCATGCAAAAAGCCCCCAAGCGGGGGCTTTTATACCAATTATGAATTTATCGAGCTTGACCGGTTTGTCCAGCCAGCGCCTGTTCTGCAAACGCCACCAGACGCTTCGTAATTTCTCCACCAACGGAACCGTTTTGACGCGAAGACGTTTCAGCCCCCAATTCGACACCGAACTCGGCAGCGATTTCGTACTTCATCTGATCCAGAGCGCGAGCTGCCCTAGCGACCACCTTGTTGTTGTTGTTTGGCATTGAGAGTTCCTCCTTTCAGTGGTGTATTTTCAATTTGCGCAGATCCGGCATGTTTTACACTAGAAAATTGTGGAGCGGCTTCCTTCTGTGAGCGCCCCTTTCGTTGGCCTTTCAAAAATGGATGTGCTAGACTAATCGTACTGGACATGTCGAATTTGGATACTGCTGATTCGGGAGGTTACAATGAATTCCTTGCCAAAATTTCTGCACCATCATAATGATGACATATGGCTGACGGAAAACGAACGGGAAAACCTGCAGATCAGCTACCGCATCAAAGAAGTGGTGTTCGCTAAAGATTCGCAACTGCAGCACGTGATGATTCTCGATTCCTATGATTTTGGTCGGATGCTGGTGCTCGACGGTGTGGTGCAAACCACCTCAATCGACGGGTATATCTATAACGAAATGATTTCCCATATTCCGTTAAACTTTCATCCGAATCCGCGCCGGGTGCTGATCATCGGCGGCGGAGACTGCGGCGCCGCCCGAGAAGTGACGAAATACGAGCAAGTGGAAACGATCGATCTGGTCGAAATCGATGAACTGGTGGTCAAAGCGTGCAAAGAATATTTGCCGGAAGTCTCGGGGAACTTGTCCGATCCGCGCGTTCGTTTTATCTACCAGGACGGCGTCGAGTTTGTGAAAAATCTGGAGGCGCAGTACGACGTGATTATCGTCGATTCGTCCGATCCGATCGGCCCGGCGAAACAGCTGTTTGAGCTGAGCTTTTACCAAAATCTGCATCGCGCTTTAAAGCCGGACGGACTGATGGTCTGCCAAAGCCAGTCGCCGATTTTTCATGCGGACATTATGCGGCAAACGTACCAACGCGTCAGCCAACTGTTTCCGATCACCAAGCTGTACACGGCGATCGTGCCGACCTATCCAGGAGGACTGTGGAGTTTTACGCTCGGTTCGAAAATCCACGGCTACCTGAACGGCCATCAGCCGTTTGACAAAGATACGCGGTATGTGAATGAGGGCATCCTCAACCAGTGCTTCGAACTGCCGGAATTTGTGAAAAAGATCATCCAGCCGGCGCGTTAAGCCGGGAACGCGGGCTTGTGCCTGCTGGGAGTATCCGGCTTAAAAGGGGCTGCCCCACAAGTACCGGGAGCAGCCCCTTCTTTACAGCAAGCCCTGATCCTTCATTGCCTCTTGCAGCACTTTGTATCCCGCAAGGCCCTCTCCTTCCGCCGCAACCCACTCGTTCAGCCCTTCCATCTCCATCATCTTGCGGATCTCCGGCTCGTTCGGGTCCATCGCGAACAGCAGCTCACGAAACCGTCGTCCGAGCGCGTCGTCAAAATCGGGCAGCACCGTAAAGTTGCAGTGCGAATAGCCGAGGGACGTCCAGACCGATTTCACCTCGCTGGAGTCGGCCAGTCCCTGTTCCAGCATGCGAATCCAAGTCGATTCGCCGATCGCGCCGGCATCCGCCTCGCCTTGCTTGAGCGCTCGCAGCACCTCATATTCGCTGGTGCCGGTGTCCCCGTGCTTGCCGACGTCCAGGTTAAACCGGATGAGCTGCAGATCGGTTTCCGGATCGATCCCGTTTTGTTTCAGGAAATGATACGGCAGAATCGCCGCCTGTGCCGAATCCGCGCTACCCAACGCGAGCCGTTTGCCTTTCAGATCCTGCAGCGAGTCGATGCCGCTGTCCGCCCGCGCGACGATTTTCGATGTGAAGTGAATGTCCGTATCGCGCATCCCCAGCACTTTCGCTTTGCCTTCAAGCGCCGCCTGAATCCGCACATACGCCACGTTGGTGTTCCAGGCGATGTCGATAAACCGGTTGAGCAGCGCATCGACCTGTGCTTCATAGTTGGAGAACAAAACATAATCGATCGGAAACTCGTGTTTCTGGTAATAATCCCGGATGATGTCCCAAATCGCGATCACCTTCGGATCGTAGGCGACAGCTCCCACCAACAATGCCCGTTTGCTCGCCATGGTCAGTTCCTCCTCGTCATTTATATTCCCGCCAGGTGCACCCGCTCGCGGCCAAGCTCGGGAGCAGGTCGGTTGTTCCGCAACCCGGCGGCCTCCCGGCGTAGCAACCCCGCGCCTTAGAAAAGCGGGACTCCCGCAACCGATTTGCCGACCCATTCCTTCAAGACTTCCGTGGTCGGTGCCATCACCGCTCCTGCCCGCGCGTCGCGCAGATACCGCTCCACCGGAAGCTTTTGCGTGTAGCCTTGGCCGCCGCACACCTGCATCGCCAGGTTGGTCACTTTGACCGCGCTTTCGGAAGCCAGCACCTTTGACTGCATCACGCGCAGCACCGCGTCTTCCCGTCCTTCAACCGCCGCTTTCGCCGCATTCCGGGCGAACAGGGAAGCAGATTCTACAGCCCCGAACATATCGGACAGGTAAAATTGGATCGCCTGGATTTCCGCCAGCGAACGCCCATCGGCGTATTTTCTCATTTTCGCATGCTCCAGCGCCGCCAGATACGCGCCTCGCGCCAAGCCGACGTTGACTCCCGACACACCCAGAATAAAGCTCGGTGCCACCACCTGAAAAATCAGGTCCATCCCGTCGCCTTCCGCACCGACCAATTGCGCTTTCGGCACCCGCACATTTTCCATCAGCAGCGAGATGCTGTTGTTCCCGCGCAGCCCGATGCCGTCCCACTCGCCTGCAAAGCGGACGCCCGGCGTGTCTTTGTCGACGATGAACATGTTCAATCCTTTATCAGCGTCCGGCGCGTTGGTCAGCACGATGAGAAAATCGGCCTGATCCCCGTTCGTCACGAAGCTTTTCCGGCCATTCAGAACGAACGACTCTCCGTCCCGTGCCGCCTGGATCTCCGGCGAATAAAAATGGGCCCCCGTTCCCGTTTCGCTGAAAGCGAGCGTCCCGATTTTTGTTCCTTCGGCGATCGGGCGCAGATACCGCTCCTTTTGGTTCTCGGTCGCTTTTGCCGCGATGACCATCGTCGCGCAGGAGTGCATTAAATAGCACATCGCCGTCGATCCGCAGCTTTCTGCAATCGTTTCCGTGACAGCCACCAGATCTTCCAGCGTTCCGCCCAAACCGCCCGCTTCTTGCGGCACGAGCAAACCGAGCAAGCCCGCTTTTCCAAACGCTGCGAACGCTTCCTTGGGGAATCGCCCGCTGCGGTCGATGTCCGCCGCCAGCGGCGCAACCACTT
The DNA window shown above is from Effusibacillus pohliae DSM 22757 and carries:
- a CDS encoding acyl-CoA dehydrogenase family protein; this translates as MASVLELAKQITDEVVAPLAADIDRSGRFPKEAFAAFGKAGLLGLLVPQEAGGLGGTLEDLVAVTETIAESCGSTAMCYLMHSCATMVIAAKATENQKERYLRPIAEGTKIGTLAFSETGTGAHFYSPEIQAARDGESFVLNGRKSFVTNGDQADFLIVLTNAPDADKGLNMFIVDKDTPGVRFAGEWDGIGLRGNNSISLLMENVRVPKAQLVGAEGDGMDLIFQVVAPSFILGVSGVNVGLARGAYLAALEHAKMRKYADGRSLAEIQAIQFYLSDMFGAVESASLFARNAAKAAVEGREDAVLRVMQSKVLASESAVKVTNLAMQVCGGQGYTQKLPVERYLRDARAGAVMAPTTEVLKEWVGKSVAGVPLF
- a CDS encoding alpha/beta-type small acid-soluble spore protein; its protein translation is MPNNNNKVVARAARALDQMKYEIAAEFGVELGAETSSRQNGSVGGEITKRLVAFAEQALAGQTGQAR
- the speE gene encoding polyamine aminopropyltransferase, encoding MNSLPKFLHHHNDDIWLTENERENLQISYRIKEVVFAKDSQLQHVMILDSYDFGRMLVLDGVVQTTSIDGYIYNEMISHIPLNFHPNPRRVLIIGGGDCGAAREVTKYEQVETIDLVEIDELVVKACKEYLPEVSGNLSDPRVRFIYQDGVEFVKNLEAQYDVIIVDSSDPIGPAKQLFELSFYQNLHRALKPDGLMVCQSQSPIFHADIMRQTYQRVSQLFPITKLYTAIVPTYPGGLWSFTLGSKIHGYLNGHQPFDKDTRYVNEGILNQCFELPEFVKKIIQPAR
- a CDS encoding phosphate/phosphite/phosphonate ABC transporter substrate-binding protein, producing the protein MASKRALLVGAVAYDPKVIAIWDIIRDYYQKHEFPIDYVLFSNYEAQVDALLNRFIDIAWNTNVAYVRIQAALEGKAKVLGMRDTDIHFTSKIVARADSGIDSLQDLKGKRLALGSADSAQAAILPYHFLKQNGIDPETDLQLIRFNLDVGKHGDTGTSEYEVLRALKQGEADAGAIGESTWIRMLEQGLADSSEVKSVWTSLGYSHCNFTVLPDFDDALGRRFRELLFAMDPNEPEIRKMMEMEGLNEWVAAEGEGLAGYKVLQEAMKDQGLL